DNA sequence from the Pectinophora gossypiella chromosome 12, ilPecGoss1.1, whole genome shotgun sequence genome:
atttaacaatgagatttaaaactacgaataacttagtacttagtacctcggtacggtaccaacatgtaacaagaaaaataagatcactccactcggacaagttttttctttgaacatgccgacattgcctacgcggcggagttgccgaactatcgataggtagattatcaattgttgaacttgaaaattgtctaaactatcgaaagtagtgatagtacatttagatcgatactagcgatagtaccgataggtcttgctttgtaacaataatgggtattgatctaaaagatttatttattttcgatttttgtgtagcgaggttttgcgtaggtacttacatactaagttggtggatggttgacatagtaggtaactaattacctaatctgtggtggttgtgttagttggttgttagttattctaatgacaacaaagaatacaattatttactgtttcaactgttttaggtagataatggccctgattcctatgagtaaatgaatgaataacccggtcgaatcaaaaaggtatctcgctggtaacttaattctgtcggttgttttagatttctgcttaaaattgacgtgtattccataaattttatgcctgttgattatccgtccatttaagaataagaataaaataaatttataatttacgatagacagagaaagaaataggatcggttcgtagtgcctactttgtaggccgcgccgccgccgcgccgccgccgcgccgccggcgtgcggcgcggggcgcgcggagcggggcgtgcggagcggggcgcgcggcgcggtgcgtgtggccgttgacccgttcgagcagctgttgtctccattacatcgaaaattttcgataatttgtcattattgttttttttattgaaatttgggttctatgcagctaaaagcacaatatggaattgaaaataattaaaaacaaaactcaaaatttcatgaattttgcgacggaaaattccactagatattaactcagaatcatggtctgaatcatccctttcagtattcgttacgatgtcactaacacccggtatattatATCAAACAATGTTGTTCGGCTTTTTAAACTCTTCCTATTTTCGATTGTGCGTCACTCATGTCATACGAATTATCTATATAAAATGTGCCTGTGTACGGCCCATGCCGCACTATAAGTGGAGGTGTCTCCTGTCGTGGCGTGGTGCTGGCGGTGATGAAAACTTAAACTCCTTGAtttatttcactatttattggggttttcttagttttatataattgttacaaaaaatatgcgTGTCTCGTGACGCTCCGGTAGGGCAGTATTACCatacaaaaaaacttattttactACTTACAAATAGTATTGtcgattaatattttaatgtttccaacATATTGGGGGCCGcgaataaaacagaaaaattgTGGCCACCGGTAATAATAACTGAAGTTACATACATTTTAAATGCAGAAAATTAAGTGACAATTTAGCCATAAGACAATAGCTGCTTATAAtcataaactatttattaagATTATATAACATTAGCTGTTTATATCCTCATAGCCATAAAAGGTAACCACTAACATTTCAAAAGATATCCATATTAGTTAACATAACACTGTGAGTGCTAAATAAATTTTGGTTAAAGAAAAATAACTCTTAGTTACTTATACAGATAAacaattttacatttaaaaataagaatttaggtacctactacatgAAGTGAAAGCACCTACACAAAGTACCTTTTTATGAATGACCAACTTATGAGtacatcaataagtaagtatgaggtaagtattttaaagttttatgcaacttataaacttaatattattttaaaattatttgcttATAGCTAGTTTTGTTCTTGGCATCACAAATTAGGTTAATTATAACACTAACTGCACATCCTAAGATGGCCTACGAACTATGTGAAACTTATCACTTGTCGTTTATAGGaaataaacaaacttttgtaataGACCTTACATGTTTATGCTTATTTGAAGTCATCACTTCAAACGCTCTTACTTTATCGTCTTTACCTGGAAAGACTTTAGTTATGCGACCCATAGGCCATGTGAGGGGAGGTGTACCGTCATCACGCAGCAAAACTAAATCGCCAACTTTTATATTCCGGCACTCGTCACGCCATTTAGGTcggttttgtaaattatttaagtaatatttactCCACGTGCTCCAGAATGATTGGACTATTTTATTAGTGACATTCCATAATCTTATCCTTGAAATAGGAACATTAGTTAGGTCACGTTCAGGATACGAAACGAGCGCCCTGCCAGTTAAGAAATGACCAGGCGTGAGGTATGAAAAATCGTCACTATTACTTGATAGAGGTACCAGAGGTCTGGAATTTAATATCGCCTCTATCTGCGCGAGAACAGTACACATCTCCTCATAGGTAAGTACAACGTTTTGAACGGTACGTCTTAAGTGATGCTTAGTACTTTTTACAGCCGCCTCCCAGAGCCCCCCGAACACAGGCGAATAGCTCGGTATAAAATGAAAGCGAACATTGTTTTGAATAGCATAATTATTGACCTGTGCCTGGTGGCTCTGAGAGTTGACTAAGTTATATAAGTCAGTTAATTGGTTCCTTGCCCCCTTGAAATTACTTGCGTTATCACAGTAAACGTCATGGGGGAGACCCCTCCGCGAAACAAAACGTTTGAAGCAGGCAAGAAATGATGCGGTTGTCATGTCTGACACGACTTCTAAATGAACCGCTTTCGTTGTGAAACAAACAAATAGGCAAAAATAACCTTTTGATATCACAGGTCGTCTTATCCTGGATTGTTTAATGTTGAACGGTCCGGCATAGTCTATGCCAACCCGATCAAATGGAAGAGCCTGGGTAACCCTATCAGACGGCAAGGAACCCATCATCTGCTTTGAAGCCTCAGCTTTCAATCTGAAACATACATTACATTTGTAAACAATCTTTTTAACATGTCTTAAACCATTTATTAACCAATATCTCTCATTAAGTACTGATAGTAAAAGCTTAGGGCCTGCGTGCAGTAACCGTAAGTGCTCACCATGAATGATCATATCAGTTATACGCGATTGTTTAGGCAGAATGACGGGATGCCTTTGTGCATAGGGAAGAGCAGAATTGTGGAGTCGCCCACCAACTCTGACCATGCCATTTTCATCCAGAAAgggatgtaacatttttaatgaattatcatttaattttgtattattttttaatgaatttatttccttagaaaaatatttattttgttcatgttttataattaataacaatgaaTTTTTTATTTCGCTGCTTGTtaagaagttatttttaattcttttattgTTATCTTTTGTTTTACAATTTTTATAGAAACGCCAAACATATGCGAATATTCTAGTCATTTTTTGAACATTTGAATATTTATCAAATATGTCAGGAGAGCCTAGTGCTGCCGAGAGAGCGATGGAGCTGGAAACTGTAGTTTCAACTTTTGAAGATGACACTTTCATTTCAGGTAAAGTATTAACAGGTAAGTCAATATTTCATTATCCATAGGTCGCTGGTTcagatccggctcgaaggaccaccTCCTCCATGCCCATTCTGTAAGTATACTGGAAACGGTTCCCATAAGTTGTTTGCATGTCCGAAATTTAAATTGATACCTGTAAAAGAAAGAACAgcatttgttaataaaaataaattatgtaaagtgTGTTTGAATGCACACCAAGGCCGGTGTAGGTTTTTCTTCAGGTGTAATACCTGCAAAAAGGCTCACAGTACTCTATTACATGATGAAAGTTACACGAACGCCAACGTGCCGGAACAGGCTTCCCCTGTTGTCTTGATAGCTAAAAATAACCTTTCATCAAACCTATACTCATGATTTCGCAGGAATGTAGGGCCGCGCCACCACAAGGTGTTGCCCGCAAGCTCCTGGGGAGTCACGCCGCGCGTGATGCAGTCCGCAGGGTTGTCATGAGTAGGGACGTAGTGCCAAGTCCACCCGGCCGTTAACTGTGCTACAACTTGGACTCTGTTTGCCACATAAGCGTTAAGCTGCGTTATCTGTGTGCCAATCCACGCTAGGACTATTTTTGAGTCAGTAAACAAGTAAGTATTATCCACTGTTATTTTTGTGCTAATAGCTTTATGTACTTTTACCATTAACTTGGCCAGCAGTAGTACAGCATTCAGTTCCAGTCGGGGCACAGTTAGTGGCTTGTTAAGCGGGTTAACACGGGACTTGGAGCAAAGTAAGTATAAGCGTGCATTACCTTCATGTATCACTCTCAAATAAATGCAGCAGCCGTAAGCCGTCGTGCTGGAAGCATCAGCAAACCCAATGAGCTGTGTTGACGATGCATGTgaagtatttatatttctttgcaAAGTAATAGGTGCCATGCTATCTAAGCTTTTAACAAACAACAACCATTTTTCCCTCAGATCACCTGTCAAGGGAGAATCCCAACTGATATTCGCAGCCCACAGTGTCTGTATGAAGCTCTTtgcagttattattattggggCTACAAACCCAGGGGGATCATAAAACTTTGATATGAAACTGAGAACTTCTCGTTTAGTTACAGGCCTGTCACCGAACTTTGTGGGACAGGTTATGATAAAGCAGTCATCTTTTACATTATAGTTAATGcccaatgtttttaaattgaaattatctTTTTCAAAGTCAATATTATCAAATTGTTGCTCATTTTCTGGGATATTTTGCAGAATTTGAGGAACATTGGACGCCCATTTATGTGTGTGAAAGCTACCCCTTTCTAACAATTGTGTTACTTGATTTTTAGCTTCTATTGTAGTATTCAGATCAAAGTTTGCATACAATATGTCATCAACATATGtacaattttttaaaatataggaAGCAAGAGGTAGCTCCCCCTCATGCATATCTGCGAGCTCATACAGGCACCGCGTCGCGAGGAAGCTGGAGCTTTTGAGACCGTAGGTGACGGTGGTCAGCTGAATGCATTTGATCTCCTGGTTGGGATCCTCTCTCCACAGGATGTTCTGTAATGAGGCATGAGTAGGATTTAAAGCAATGCAccgaaacattttctttatatccGTGGTAAACATGTGAGTACCAAGtcgaaataataaaagtatttcGAATAAATCGTTCTGGACAACAGAGCCATTGAGCAATATGTCATTTAATGACACCTTTTTATTGGTCAACATAGACCCATCGAAAACAACCCTTAATTTTGTTGATTTACTCTTTTCATTAATGACCCCATGATGAGGTAAAAAGTAAATAGGATCATTTTTAAAATCGTATTGCCCAATGTCTATATACTGTCCATGTCCTAGCTCGATGATTTCATCTATGAAATGCTTATATTGTTGAAACAAttctttgtttttatgaagTTTTTTTTCTAAGTTGACAAACCGATTCAGGGCAAGATTGAAAGAATCGCCTAAATGGTCATTGACTTGCTCTAGAGGCACCTTAATTGGCAAATCTACTTGAAATTGCTTATTATTTAACTGTACTGAGCCTTTGAAGTTATCTTCACAAAGCTCTGCTTCAGTTGAAGCCTCATTAAATATTATAGGCACATCCTCAGTTTGCCAAAACTGCTTCATTGTTTTGCTGATGCTTTCGTCACAAGAAGTGCATAAGAGTGATACTTTTTCTTGTGAATGAGAATGACTTACTTGAGTATTAGTTATGGTACCTCCTAATATATGGCCAAATTGCGTGCTGATGATGCACGGAGCTGGGGAAGCAGCGGCGCCGCTGTCCACATTCTGCAGCTCTTGATTAGGCAGGAGGATCTGGAAAAATACGTCACATCCCATTAGCATATCTATGTCGCTAGGATTATTGTAGCTCTCGTCTGCCAACCTAATACCAGGGGGCAGAGTAATCTTCTTGAACTGTCGTTGTGGTAATTTACATGTAATTTTATCGACCACACTGCAGTTTACAGCTACCCTGAATTGCGAAGTGAGAGAATGGACTTCGAGGGAAATGCTGTATTTTACTTTGTTGTTGACATTTGTTATTCCAACAATGTCAATGTTGCTCTCTTTTGGCTCGAGACCCGGCTCCTGTACTACCTGAGAAGTAACAAAAGAAACTTGCGACCCTGTATCTAGCAGCGCCTTGATATGTAGTTCAGTCCCGTCACTGCGCATCAGTTTTACCTGTGCTGTGGGAAGTAAGGTTTGATTAAGGTTATTTTTAGCTATCAAGACAACAGGGGAAGCCTGTTCCGGCACGTTGGCGTTCGTGTAACTTTCATCATGTAATAGAGTACTGTGAGCCTTTTTGCAGGTATTACACCTGAAGAAAAACCTACACCGGCCTTGGTGTGCATTCAAACAcactttacataatttatttttattaacaaatgcTGTTCTTTCTTTTACAGGTATCAATTTAAATTTCGGACATGCAAACAACTTATGGGAACCGTTTCCAGTATACTTACAGAATGGGCATGGAGGAGGTTGCGCAGCACATGGTGAGACACTCAGCGGCTTTGGAGCGGGTGCCCTTGCAGAGCAGCCCGGCGACGGCGACTGTTGTTGAGCTCCGTCTACAGTTTCCAGTGCCATGGCTCTCTTTTCCATGTATTCTAGGAATTCTATCAACGTAGGCTGTTTTTTCACGTCCCTCTCCATCTGAAAGGCCTTTGCTGTAAAGGTATCTATCTTACGCAAAAGAATGCACAACAAAATAGGATCCCAACTGCTTACATTcgaatttagattttttaatgcAGCTATATGTTGTTTTATTTGAGAAACAAAGTCCCTTATATTAGTCGCAGAAGACTTTATGTTAGGCAGGTCAATTAATTGCGTAATATGATCATTCATGATGAGCGTATTGTTCTCGTACCTATCGGTAAGTATTGACAAAGCCTCAGAGTAACTTTCTCCTGATAAGGGTAAGTTCTTAATGAGATCTAATGGTTCGTTTTTAAGAAAATTTCTTAAATAATACAATCGTTGGACGTTGTCCAAGTTGGGGTTATTATGGATCACTGATTTGAAAATGTTTATGAACGGCGTATACTCACAATATTTCCCTGTAAATGTACATATTTGCACGTTAGGCAGTTTTATTTGGGCCAGAGGTAGTGTAGCTTCTTTGTTAGTCTTGAGTTGGTCATCTTCTTTATCAAAAGCCGCAATGGCGTCGTTCAATCTAGCCAATATCTCGACGTACTTATCTTCTTGCTCGCCGACATCTTCCGCGCTCTCGGGGCCTTGCGGTTTTGTAGTTAATATTTTCATGTTGTAGCCCTCGTAATCCTTGAACGCAGAAATAAGTCGCTCCCTTTTGGCTAGAAGGATCGATTTCGTAGCCTTATCAAAGGCATCAGACttcacaaaattatataatctcGTTATAGACGATTTCACATAACCTCTGGCACTCACTAAGGTGGCATAATCtgccattttttaagtttttttttttttaatgttgcttgcacaaataaattatattgacTTGATTGACGTGATTGAGGGAAGTTTGATAAGCACTCAGAAAAATATGGCGGATACAATTTTGAAAATGTTACCacacaaaaaattaaattttatcttGTTGACCTTGATATTGATAGCAGTTGAACACGACGAAACACGTAGAAAAAATACAATGGCGGATGCAATGCAAAATAATGACTAACCTTTAGGTATTATGTTGTAATTAACGACTCAAAAAGGCAGTATGCATGCACTAAATTCCTTGAAGTAACTTTTGTCTTGTTGTAATTACGATGTTTCAGAGTGTTTCAGTGTTGAATATTGCCGATGACGCTGCCGGAACACTAACGATGACACGTTGTAACTTTCTTGAAGGGTTAAATTTTCACACAGGAACGATGCGAATGTTACAGAGATGCTTTTCGCTGCAATGTCGTAGTCGCAGGATCGCTGTAATTTGATGCACTCACGTAAAATCTTGCGCTCCTTTTGTCCTTTCCCACGCAGCGACGTATCACTGATAAATTTTTTCTTCTCGAAGGACCAATGTACGGCCCATGCCGCACTATAAGTGGAGGTGTCTCCTGTCGTGGCGTGGTGCTGGCGGTGATGAAAACTTAAACTCCTTGATTTATTTCACTGTTTATTGGGGTTttcttagttttatataattgttacaaaaaatatgcgTGTCTCGTGACGCTCCGGTAGGGCAGTATTACCatacaaaaaaacttattttactACTTACAAATAGTATTGtcgattaatattttaatgtttccaacACCTGGgtgaataataattaacatcattatctcccgtttttcacagggtccgcaggGTCCGAAGCGGCTGCCTATCTGTCCATTCAACCTGCAAAGGGAAAACAgtgcaatacaggttaggttacatacctccaaaacgtaTTTCTTGGGAACTGAGTGAATAAGTattaaggttaggttaggttcggatttttaaattttcaaaataggAACCCTTATCGGTGGTGGCCATGAAGCATAAGCGCGTGTCCCGCTCCGCTTATGCTACCCGCTGTGCTCGATGCCGCGGTCTTTCACGTTCTTAGTCCCATTGTTGTTCCCTTCATCTGCACTGGGACGATACAAATCATCGGCCATTTTGTTCAGTAATAGAGTTCTGATTATTGTAGTTGCAAGTGAATCTGTGTTTATCATATTAGGGACTGGTACATTGCACGTGGTGATAATAAGAAAATATGTGAAGTTTTATggctttgtgagactatcctttgtttggtaaggacttttcaggcttgaaccacctgattgtccgaaaaagtaacatgattccgtgcttcggagggcacgttaagccgttggtcccggctattagccgtaaaaacacctccaccaacccgcagtggagcagcgtggtggagtatgctccataccccctccggttgattgaggggaggcctgtgccgagcagtgggacgtatataggcagtttatgtttatggcaTATTGCAAATACGATTGGAACTGTTAGCATAGGatcacggttttttttttacttaatataaTCTATACAAAGGGCTAAAGTAAGACTTTCTCCTCTACCAAACACTGCACTGACTGTACAAAGTGTTTTACTTAGAAAAATAACACAGACTATCTAGCATGAAATCATGTATGGTCTACAACAAAActacttttttttgtggcccTATTTCCTTACATTGAAATAAAGAACATacaatctggggggttaaaacggccacatcgcagcaattcatataaaaaatgcaatattccaatttgacatttgcgtatataaaaataagtgcgcaatgcaaacaaatttcaaatagcactattgcttttttagatgaatttctgaGATGTAGCCTTTTGAACCGCCCTGgtcaagtttataaaaaaaactatttacttatgtacctacttgCTTACCTACTCCTACATTTATCGCCTTAAGGACGCAGGTAGCTACGTGGCTAAATGTCACACTTCGTTTATCATTCCAGCAGGGCTGACACGCAcgcgataaaattatcgatcgattcataaattttgtcgaaatcgataagtttgtttttccctaacatgcgtgcttGATTATGTTATTAGAACTTATATTGACAGAACGACTTATTTGGTTTAATATGTTAGCACAAATCGAAACACGACATAATCGATAAAaagttgcgcatgttagccctatagGACGTCATGAATATCGGACATCCAGTTCTGCCATACGTCAAGACGTCGAGTTCTGCCATACGTCATTCGCATCAGTTTAATGAAATGCAAATTAAATCGCCGACCCCACCACCGCCGGCTGTGACGTGACAAAATGCTGTTTTTCCCCTGCCGATGTGTATTTTATACGAGCGTTTGCATCCGAATCGTCATGACTATGAATAACTTGCGCCTATTGCAGTATGGCTGGCACACAAGtaataacataacctcacggctatatcccaattggggtagccagacgTCTATCCCTAGATGAACTACCacttacacctcaccgagctttctgtttgaccaacgtgataagtaatgagccgtatcgccgtctataatggttcgACCAACTGTGTTATTAAAAACTTCACACCGTAATtagtacataattttattatggtACCCATGtgataataggctacttgacaacctagtcaaatgatatACTTTATACGAagcgtcaaaacgaaaatttactATGGAGTTTGTTTTAGAAATACCATCCTGTGACATCACCAATAAAAGCGATCAACGGTCGTAGTCAATGTTTccgggtcccgggttcaaatctcggttgGAACTAGGGATTGCAATCCGGC
Encoded proteins:
- the LOC126371628 gene encoding uncharacterized protein LOC126371628 — encoded protein: MFRCIALNPTHASLQNILWREDPNQEIKCIQLTTVTYGLKSSSFLATRCLYELADMHEGELPLASYILKNCTYVDDILYANFDLNTTIEAKNQVTQLLERGSFHTHKWASNVPQILQNIPENEQQFDNIDFEKDNFNLKTLGINYNVKDDCFIITCPTKFGDRPVTKREVLSFISKFYDPPGFVAPIIITAKSFIQTLWAANISWDSPLTGDLREKWLLFVKSLDSMAPITLQRNINTSHASSTQLIGFADASSTTAYGCCIYLRVIHEGNARLYLLCSKSRVNPLNKPLTVPRLELNAVLLLAKLMVKVHKAISTKITVDNTYLFTDSKIVLAWIGTQITQLNAYVANRVQVVAQLTAGWTWHYVPTHDNPADCITRGVTPQELAGNTLWWRGPTFLRNHEYRFDERLFLAIKTTGEACSGTLAFV
- the LOC126371630 gene encoding uncharacterized protein LOC126371630, which encodes MADYATLVSARGYVKSSITRLYNFVKSDAFDKATKSILLAKRERLISAFKDYEGYNMKILTTKPQGPESAEDVGEQEDKYVEILARLNDAIAAFDKEDDQLKTNKEATLPLAQIKLPNVQICTFTGKYYGEGREKTAYVDRIPRIHGKESHGTGNCRRSSTTVAVAGLLCKGTRSKAAECLTMCCATSSMPILSSCLIKSCRMWTAAPLLPQLRASSARNLAIY